AATCGAACCAATTCGATTTTAACGGGGTATCAATATGAAACATAAAATATTTATTGGAATCATTCTCTCAAGCGTATCACTTCTTTTGTTTCAATGCCAAAAAGCAGTGATGACTGACAAAGACACACAAGCCACATTAATCGCTGGAATTTTTGGATCTTGTTTTAGTTTGGATTCTTGTTTTGACCAATATGCAAAAACAACAGACGAAGGTGCAAGTTTTCAAGTTTATGATCAAAATGGAACAAGAATCTATGCAAGACAATCTGTTCTAGATTATAGTACATATAAACCAATTGCCTCTGGGTCCAAATGGGTCACTGCTATTACTGCTATGAGAGTCATCGATTGTAATGCGGGTAATGCTACTAATTGTGGAACCGTCACTGCAGGATCATGTAATAATGGGGCAGTTGCTGGAGCAATTACATTGTCACGGACAACTGGTCAAGTTTTGGGTTGGACAGGCACTTATGCAAACGTCACCTTACGCCAGCTACTTGCATTTATTTCTGGTTTGAACGCTGGTGGAAGTAGTGGATCTGGGCAAGCAAGTTGTATTTCAACATTGCCAGTTGGAGCAAGTGACACTCAAAAAAACAATTGTGTCAACGATATCCGAGACCAGTCAACAGGTACTCCAGGTGCATTGTACCAATACAATTCAAATCACATGGCTGTCGCACAACGTATGTTAGAAGTATCCTGTAATAAAACTTGGGATACTATGTTTACACAATTGATAGTGACTCCACTTGGATGGGATGCAAGCCAGGCAGTTTGGCGGGGGAATTCCAGAGGTGGAACAGATACGGATGGAAGTTTATCCGGTGCTTATGGATTATCAATCTCTCCAGCGCATTATGCAGGGATGTTAAATGCACTTTTAACAAATGGTACTGCAAAAAATGCAAGTGGTACGAATCTTACTACTTTTTTATCCACAACATCTGTTACCGAAATATTAGCAGACCAATACAATGGAGCAAAAATTGGATATTCACAGTTCTCTGCCTTTGGATACCGCTGGCAATATGGTCTAGGAAATTGGAGATTTTGTACGGTCACGGATGTTCCTACCGAATGTGATAAGGATTTGGTTTCCCATAGTATTGGTATCAACGGTTTTTACCCATGGTTGGATAAAAATAGAAACTATATGGCGATCTTAGCAGTAAATAATATTGGAAGAAAAAATGGATTGAGTTTGTTACCAGCTTCTTCAACCTCATTATTCTTTGCAGAAACAGTTAGACCAATAATCCATTCGCAAATAGGCAGGTAACCATGATCCAAAAACATACAGTTTTAAAATTCATATTAGGATGTTTCCTACTCACAAACTTCATTCCACTTTTGGCTCAAACTCCAGAGTGGGCAGAATCAAAACGGAAAAAAGGGATCCAAGTTCTCACTAGGCCCGTACCTGGTTCGAATATTGATGAGTTTTTGGGAAAAACAGAAATAGATGCTTCCATTTCACAAGTGATTGCACTTCTCGTTGATTCTCAATCTTGCAAAAATTTGTACCACCAATGTAAGGAACTCACGGTTCTTTCTGGAACAGAAAAAAAATCATCGGTGTATTTACGAAATGGAGCGCCATGGCCCGTGAATGATAGAGATGTCATCATGGATCGTAGTTTTGAACAAAATGACAAAACTCTCACGACGACGATGAAGATGAAACGATTGGACTCGAATGCGAAGGCCGCACCTTCTGGTGTGACTCGAATGCCAAGTTTTGAAGGGTATTGGAAACTCACTCCACTTGCGAACGGAAAACTCAAAATTGAATACCAAGCTCATTTTGAATCTGGTGGGTCTGTACCTCAATCTGTGATCAACTTAGTACTCACTGATACTCCTTATGAAACACTCTTGAACTTAAAATCATTGGTCGAACAAGGGAAACACAAAGATGCAAAATATGATTGGATCAAGGAACCAGCCGTAACAACCCCAACAAAATAAATTTGATCAATTTAATGTAAACCTAACCTACGAATTCATTATGATACAATGGATTCGTAGGATTCAATTTTATCTCTTTCAAAATGCAGTTCGGAATCCGTATGATATGAAATTGGATCCACAATTGGGATCTGGCGGACAGTACAATCCAAAGATTCCTGATCTATGGTGGACACGTAAAAAAACTTCGGTTTTTCGTTCAAACGGTAGATAAGAACTCACTTCTACCATCATATAATTCAAGAGAGCTCTTGATTCAATCGCATCCTTTTGCAATCCACTATCCAAATAATATCCTTTTGACTTGTTTTCCAATTTTGGATTTTCAGATGCTAAAGATAATCCCTCTCCAAGTGATACACTGAAAGGTGAATCATAAATCCGATTGATTTTCACAATATAAAAAGAATTCAATTCCCAATGGTT
The sequence above is a segment of the Leptospira sp. WS39.C2 genome. Coding sequences within it:
- a CDS encoding START domain-containing protein, whose translation is MIQKHTVLKFILGCFLLTNFIPLLAQTPEWAESKRKKGIQVLTRPVPGSNIDEFLGKTEIDASISQVIALLVDSQSCKNLYHQCKELTVLSGTEKKSSVYLRNGAPWPVNDRDVIMDRSFEQNDKTLTTTMKMKRLDSNAKAAPSGVTRMPSFEGYWKLTPLANGKLKIEYQAHFESGGSVPQSVINLVLTDTPYETLLNLKSLVEQGKHKDAKYDWIKEPAVTTPTK
- a CDS encoding serine hydrolase, whose protein sequence is MKHKIFIGIILSSVSLLLFQCQKAVMTDKDTQATLIAGIFGSCFSLDSCFDQYAKTTDEGASFQVYDQNGTRIYARQSVLDYSTYKPIASGSKWVTAITAMRVIDCNAGNATNCGTVTAGSCNNGAVAGAITLSRTTGQVLGWTGTYANVTLRQLLAFISGLNAGGSSGSGQASCISTLPVGASDTQKNNCVNDIRDQSTGTPGALYQYNSNHMAVAQRMLEVSCNKTWDTMFTQLIVTPLGWDASQAVWRGNSRGGTDTDGSLSGAYGLSISPAHYAGMLNALLTNGTAKNASGTNLTTFLSTTSVTEILADQYNGAKIGYSQFSAFGYRWQYGLGNWRFCTVTDVPTECDKDLVSHSIGINGFYPWLDKNRNYMAILAVNNIGRKNGLSLLPASSTSLFFAETVRPIIHSQIGR